The Opitutales bacterium ASA1 genome window below encodes:
- a CDS encoding ABC transporter permease, with protein sequence MSTPIATEPPRNVPHFSIRPRKGWQVINFAEILAYRDLFYFLVWRDVKVRYAQSILGIGWAIIQPLFQTLIFTLIFSRVDSLQDQGGAVPYMLFSLCATVPWSFFSTSLNEASNVLIGQAHMITKVYFPRLILPVTAVLGKLLDLGIALVLALVPLIWMGYVPGVGVLVLPLLVVMMIFAASGLGMLLTALAVQYRDIRYAMGFVVQLMMYASPVIYSTYSVIPEKFQLLFALNPMVGVIEGFRAALLGQTSMPWELIGVSGASSIFLFLFGALYFKRMERFFADVA encoded by the coding sequence ATGTCGACGCCCATCGCAACGGAGCCCCCGCGCAACGTCCCTCACTTCTCCATCCGCCCGCGCAAGGGATGGCAGGTGATCAACTTCGCCGAGATCCTCGCCTACCGCGATCTGTTCTACTTCCTCGTCTGGCGCGACGTGAAGGTCCGTTACGCGCAGTCGATCCTCGGCATCGGTTGGGCGATCATCCAACCGCTCTTCCAGACGCTGATCTTCACGCTCATCTTCTCGCGCGTCGACTCGCTTCAGGATCAAGGCGGAGCGGTGCCCTACATGCTGTTCTCCCTCTGCGCCACGGTGCCGTGGTCGTTCTTCTCCACGTCGCTGAACGAAGCGAGCAACGTCCTCATCGGCCAGGCGCACATGATCACCAAGGTCTACTTTCCGCGTCTGATCCTACCGGTGACCGCCGTGCTCGGCAAACTGCTCGACCTCGGTATCGCGCTCGTGCTCGCGCTCGTCCCGTTGATCTGGATGGGCTACGTTCCGGGTGTCGGCGTCCTCGTGCTGCCGCTTCTCGTGGTCATGATGATCTTCGCCGCCTCCGGACTGGGCATGCTGCTGACCGCGCTCGCCGTGCAGTATCGAGATATTCGATACGCCATGGGCTTCGTCGTGCAACTCATGATGTACGCCAGCCCGGTGATCTACTCGACCTACAGCGTCATCCCCGAGAAGTTTCAGTTGCTCTTCGCGCTCAACCCCATGGTCGGCGTGATCGAAGGTTTCCGAGCCGCTTTGCTCGGGCAGACGTCGATGCCGTGGGAACTGATCGGCGTGAGCGGAGCGTCCTCCATCTTCCTGTTCCTCTTCGGCGCGCTCTACTTCAAGCGCATGGAACGCTTCTTCGCCGACGTCGCCTGA
- a CDS encoding glycosyltransferase family 2 protein, whose translation MADQNPDISIVVPAFNEERRLPATLERLARYCERARVAWEIVAVVEKSEDRTAEAAAAVARLHPEISVIVNQVQRGKGYALRTGVHMSSGDVVFTMDADLSVPEEFISVFLDYLAAHPEVDVLAGSRRHPDSVIEVHQTALRRFLGRVFSRLVRLVSASGLSDTQCGFKAFRRRTASEVYSRQTIDGFACDVEILLLAERMGFGVRELPVRWVNSPESKVRLVRDSIGMLWDTLRVRRRVARTLKARPFVAREEARLGVG comes from the coding sequence ATGGCCGACCAGAACCCCGACATCTCGATCGTCGTACCCGCCTTCAACGAAGAGCGTCGTCTCCCCGCGACCCTCGAGCGACTCGCGCGGTATTGCGAAAGGGCGCGCGTTGCGTGGGAGATCGTGGCGGTGGTCGAGAAGTCGGAGGATCGGACCGCGGAGGCGGCGGCTGCGGTGGCGCGGTTGCACCCGGAGATTTCGGTCATCGTCAATCAAGTGCAGCGGGGCAAAGGCTACGCATTGCGGACGGGGGTGCACATGTCTTCCGGTGACGTGGTGTTCACGATGGATGCCGATCTGAGCGTGCCGGAGGAGTTCATCTCCGTTTTCTTGGATTACCTTGCCGCGCATCCGGAGGTGGATGTGTTGGCTGGGAGCCGACGCCATCCCGACAGTGTCATCGAAGTGCACCAGACCGCGTTGCGGCGCTTTCTCGGGCGTGTGTTCAGTCGTCTCGTCCGTCTTGTCAGCGCCAGTGGGCTGAGCGACACGCAGTGCGGCTTCAAGGCGTTCCGACGTAGAACGGCGTCGGAGGTTTATTCGAGGCAAACGATCGACGGATTCGCATGCGACGTGGAGATACTGCTCTTGGCGGAGCGAATGGGTTTCGGCGTGCGGGAACTTCCGGTGCGGTGGGTCAATTCTCCGGAGTCGAAAGTGCGTTTGGTGCGCGATTCGATCGGGATGCTCTGGGACACGTTGCGCGTGCGGCGCCGCGTCGCGCGGACGTTGAAAGCGAGGCCGTTCGTGGCCCGAGAAGAAGCGCGATTGGGCGTGGGTTGA
- a CDS encoding FAD:protein FMN transferase, translating into MATCFRILGRGSDQRQIRQAALAAFAEIDHLERMFSRFREGSDVHRANEAPPGAWIRVGRDTLDCLEIALRVSAASGGRFDPGLGSWTGDPFLVEADISASIAPPAPVPALELNLETRCVRRASHAVRIDLGAIGKGYALDRAATILADWEIPAVLLDAGGSTLLARNVAGALPHWSARLGDDDASPELTVSDMAVAGSGLGTQGAHIVDGRARSSSTRPGRVWACAPTAALADAWSTAFFLMPWNEVESVCVENPELGAAATPEHGHNRLHTCGAMLSLLVP; encoded by the coding sequence ATGGCCACGTGTTTCCGCATCCTCGGACGCGGCTCGGATCAACGGCAAATCCGACAAGCCGCACTCGCGGCTTTCGCCGAGATCGACCACCTCGAACGTATGTTCAGTCGGTTCCGCGAAGGTTCCGACGTGCATCGTGCAAACGAAGCGCCTCCCGGCGCGTGGATCCGCGTAGGCCGCGACACGCTCGATTGCTTGGAGATTGCCCTGCGCGTTTCCGCGGCGAGCGGCGGTCGATTCGACCCGGGGCTCGGCTCGTGGACGGGAGACCCGTTCCTGGTCGAGGCCGACATTTCCGCGAGCATTGCCCCGCCCGCCCCCGTTCCAGCTCTGGAGTTGAACCTCGAGACGAGGTGTGTCCGCCGCGCGTCGCACGCCGTGCGGATAGACCTCGGCGCAATTGGCAAAGGCTACGCCTTGGATCGGGCCGCGACGATCCTCGCGGATTGGGAGATCCCGGCCGTGCTGCTCGACGCCGGCGGAAGCACCCTCCTCGCGCGCAACGTCGCCGGAGCGCTGCCTCACTGGTCGGCCCGTCTCGGCGACGACGATGCATCGCCCGAGCTCACCGTTTCGGACATGGCCGTGGCAGGCTCCGGACTGGGAACGCAAGGTGCGCACATCGTCGACGGTCGCGCACGATCCAGTTCGACGCGTCCGGGCCGCGTATGGGCGTGCGCGCCGACCGCAGCCCTCGCCGACGCATGGAGCACGGCGTTCTTTCTCATGCCTTGGAACGAGGTCGAATCCGTCTGCGTCGAGAATCCCGAGTTGGGAGCTGCCGCGACTCCGGAGCACGGGCACAATCGACTTCACACATGCGGTGCGATGCTCTCCTTGCTCGTGCCTTGA
- the vpsO gene encoding exopolysaccharide regulatory tyrosine autokinase VpsO, whose translation MSNTPSRREPAGPATNRPKRARAPINTRSQPIIRSAKDYWVMFRERWYWGLLAALLTGGSLYYFLMSQPPVYHSGTTVLFENPVQPLDIRPVIGGGGGGGGEINLATHIEQLRSGSFRSYVAASFTPEEVQKIRAAYLDPEKSAAEQISVEAIVAAAIDIEERRDSPVLQINAFHRDPVAAELIANRFARRYIEYNLDQTATGTNSALIYLQEEERKLRQQFEQTQAKLQDYMETYNTVSLDDNQLLVRQKLDGILSEKNAAKTDRLRLETTLQQIEAYQKTGGDLIQTTYVSNFRNVPNLLREIDELKSERALLEQRYFENHPRMLTNTRALESKTAQLNENIAIAVAELKGAYERAVQHEQRLEETQRVSEREAIELQQISSGFTVLKKEADSVSALLDDVIRRGKETAITITLDNVSIKIMDRAGAASSPSEPKRNKVLVQAGGLGMVFFVALPVLLGMMDSRLKAAWEIEQFLEQNLLGEVPSINGVARKERAHIMSKDLDHAASEAFRGLFGQLQLNSPVAYPKVLMVTSTLPGEGKSVIANNLAATFASHGKKTVLIDCDFRRPNLHLFYAKDNACGVLRWLNAGGQLEGAAEEDHELGILPVKQNLFLLRAGGEHRRATELFETASFAALVESLRKQFDVVLIDTPPLGVFPDSMLISRLCDEIAYVCRFNTVPRSKIRKTMERLKQTTAHFSGIVLNGLPTGAQSAYYDYYGYGSNESKRYKAYYAQKR comes from the coding sequence ATGAGCAACACACCCTCCCGACGCGAGCCAGCCGGCCCGGCCACGAACCGTCCGAAACGCGCGCGCGCTCCGATCAACACCCGATCCCAGCCGATCATCCGCTCCGCCAAGGACTACTGGGTGATGTTCCGCGAACGTTGGTATTGGGGCCTGCTCGCCGCACTCCTCACTGGCGGCAGCCTCTACTACTTCCTCATGAGTCAGCCGCCCGTCTATCACAGCGGCACCACCGTCCTCTTCGAAAACCCCGTCCAACCGCTCGACATCCGCCCCGTGATCGGAGGAGGAGGTGGCGGGGGAGGGGAAATAAACCTCGCCACCCACATCGAACAACTGCGCAGCGGCTCGTTCCGCAGTTACGTCGCGGCATCGTTCACCCCGGAAGAGGTACAGAAAATCCGCGCCGCCTACCTCGACCCCGAGAAGTCGGCCGCCGAACAGATCTCCGTCGAAGCCATCGTCGCCGCCGCCATCGACATCGAAGAACGACGCGACTCCCCCGTGCTTCAAATCAACGCCTTCCACCGCGATCCGGTCGCCGCCGAACTCATCGCCAACCGATTTGCGCGTCGCTACATCGAATACAACCTCGACCAGACCGCCACCGGCACGAACTCCGCCTTGATCTACCTCCAGGAAGAGGAACGCAAACTTCGGCAGCAGTTCGAACAGACGCAGGCCAAACTCCAAGACTACATGGAGACCTACAACACGGTCTCCCTCGACGACAACCAGCTCCTCGTCCGCCAGAAACTCGACGGGATCCTCTCGGAAAAGAACGCCGCCAAGACCGATCGCCTTCGCCTCGAGACGACGCTCCAGCAGATCGAAGCCTACCAGAAGACCGGCGGCGACCTCATCCAGACGACCTACGTCTCCAATTTCCGCAACGTCCCGAACCTCCTGCGCGAGATCGACGAGTTGAAGTCCGAGCGCGCTCTGCTCGAGCAGCGCTACTTCGAAAACCATCCGCGCATGCTCACCAACACCCGCGCGCTCGAAAGCAAGACCGCGCAGTTGAACGAGAACATCGCCATCGCAGTCGCCGAACTGAAAGGCGCCTACGAACGCGCGGTCCAGCACGAGCAACGCCTCGAAGAGACGCAACGCGTGTCCGAACGCGAAGCGATCGAGCTGCAGCAGATCTCCAGCGGCTTCACGGTCCTCAAGAAGGAGGCCGACAGCGTCAGCGCTCTGCTCGACGACGTCATCCGCCGCGGCAAGGAAACCGCCATCACGATCACCCTCGACAACGTCAGCATCAAGATCATGGACCGCGCCGGTGCCGCCTCGTCGCCGTCCGAGCCCAAGCGCAACAAGGTCCTCGTCCAGGCCGGCGGCCTCGGCATGGTCTTCTTCGTCGCTCTGCCCGTCTTGCTGGGTATGATGGACTCGCGGCTGAAGGCGGCTTGGGAGATCGAGCAGTTCCTCGAGCAGAACCTCCTCGGCGAAGTGCCGTCGATCAACGGCGTCGCCCGCAAGGAACGCGCACACATCATGTCGAAGGACCTCGACCACGCCGCGTCGGAAGCGTTTCGCGGTTTGTTCGGGCAACTCCAACTCAACTCTCCGGTCGCGTACCCCAAGGTGTTGATGGTGACCAGCACCCTTCCCGGCGAGGGCAAGAGCGTGATCGCCAACAACCTCGCCGCCACCTTCGCCTCGCACGGCAAGAAGACCGTCCTGATCGACTGCGACTTTCGCCGCCCCAACCTCCACCTCTTCTACGCCAAGGACAACGCCTGCGGCGTGCTCCGCTGGCTCAACGCCGGAGGCCAACTCGAAGGTGCCGCCGAGGAAGATCACGAACTCGGCATCCTCCCGGTGAAACAAAATCTCTTTCTCCTGCGCGCCGGCGGCGAGCATCGCCGCGCCACGGAGTTGTTCGAGACGGCCTCCTTCGCCGCGCTCGTCGAGTCGCTGCGCAAGCAGTTCGACGTCGTCCTCATCGACACGCCTCCGCTCGGCGTCTTCCCCGACTCGATGCTCATCTCGCGCTTGTGCGACGAGATCGCCTACGTCTGCCGTTTCAACACCGTGCCGCGCTCCAAGATCCGCAAGACGATGGAACGGCTCAAGCAGACCACCGCCCATTTCTCCGGCATCGTACTCAACGGCCTTCCGACCGGTGCCCAGTCCGCCTACTACGACTACTACGGCTACGGCTCCAACGAGAGCAAACGCTACAAGGCCTACTACGCGCAGAAGCGCTGA